CCCTCTGTATTTGGAAGAAAGAAGCCTAATTCTGGACTGCCTGCAATATGCTGAACATGAAAAATATTCTCTTTATTATTTTGTCTAAACCAATCCATCACTTTAGCAGCATTAGTGGCTGCTTGATCAGGGTTGCTTAACTCCATCTTTCCATTTGGAAAATAGTCATTTTGAATATCGACAACGATTAAAGCAGTGCTCATTGTTTTCACCTCATCAAAGAATTGATTACAATAAAAATGATAACGGATTTTTTAATGTTTATCGATCCTTTGCTGAAACACTTTTATATCAAATCATTTCACGGTGAAAGGATATTATTATGGAAATTGATCAAATTGACGTTCAGATTCTCCGGTTACTAACCGAACATTCACGTATTCAATGGAGAGATTTAGGTGAGAAAATTCATATGACTGGACAAGCAGTCGGGAATCGCATAAAAAAACTGGAGGACAATGGTGTCATTAAGGTTTACTCTCTTGTCATCGATGAAATGAAACTGGGTTTTTCTTTTACAGCGTTTATCATTGTTCATATGAAAACAGCAAATCATGATGCTTTTATTCGTTTCATGAAAGATCGAAAAGAGGTCGTTGAAGCTCACCGAGTTTCCGGGGAAGGCTGTTTCCATTTAAAAGTTAAAGTTAAATTCCAAGATCAATTAAATCTTTTTCTTGATCAACTTCTAGATCATGGGAACTATAGTTTAAACCTGTCCATACAAGAGATTAAGCAACATCATCCGGTGACTGCCACATTACAATAAACTTTTGTTTCTTAACTTTGGATTAGTTTTTATTTCCTTCTCTTCCCTCTGAATGAAAGCAAGATTCGAGATACAATAGCTAATATAGGCAACTCAATGAGTGGTCCAATGACTAAGACTAATGCAATCAATGGTTGATCGGGAAAGAGTGCTATTACGATCGCCAAAGCAATAGGGGAATTACGTGCAATGATGGTTAGACTTAGACTCACTGTATCTTCATAAGAAAATTTCAATGCTTTTCCAACCGTTTGTGCCACAACAAAGTTAATGACAAAGAACAACAAGACTGGAATCAATAATAGTGAAATGACCCCTAGATTGTTCATTAAATAAGATCCTTCGGAAGTAAACATGGCTGTAATTGCTAATGCTAAAAAAATAATTTGAGCCGAAGAGAAAAAGGGAATCAGTTTATCGTTTAAAACTGTTTGCTTGTTCTTTAAAAAATAACGCGATAACTGAGCAATGGCAAATGGTAAGACTAAGACCAATACAACACTTTCGATAATGGTTGAAAGGGAAACAGATTCCATGGTACCTACAAAGATAAACAGATACACGGGTATCAATAACACTTGGAGAATTAAATTGATGGGTAATACAGAGGTCGATAAGGACATGTTGCCTTTGGCGATTTTTGTAAAAATTAAATACCAATCTGTACATGGCGTCACCATGAACATGATAAATCCTAACCATAATGCAGGATAGTCGGCGAGGAAAATAGCACCAAGGCTCCATGCCAGTAATGGCGTCCAAACAAAATTGATAATAGTACTTGTGCTTAAAAACCTTATATTTTTAAAAGCTTCTTTAAAATCTTTTAATGGGATCGCCAGAAATAACCCATACAGCATGAGTAATAAAAACGGAATGATAAAGAACGCTGCATTCTGTTCGAAAAAGGTGAACTGACCTAATAAAAGTCCGAGTCCTACAGCAGTTAAAATGATGACCGTTTGAAACTTCTCTAAAACATTCATGATCATACCCCTCCTGGAAAAGTAGAGGTACGTGCGCACGACTCACTCACTCATTGATTTCTTTCAGGATAACTGATATGGATTTTCATTACTTTGATAATCTTGACTTCGAATTCGAAATGAGGAAAGCACATTGAACAATAAACAGTGGAAGGCGATCTATGATAATGACAGTAATTATGATGGACATTTTTATTATGCTTTAGGTACAACCAAAACTGTATGCAGGCCTTCATGTACTGCTCGCACGCCTAATCCTAAAAATGTGACCATATTTAAAGATATAGATGAAGCTATCGAAAAAGGGTTTCGTCCATGTTATCGATGTAAACCCGATCAGTTGGATTGGAAGGGACATAAGAAGGAACTTGTCGCAGCAACGAAAAATTATATTGATTGTTATTATGAAGCACATCTAACATTGAATGATTTAAGCGATGTTTTGCAAAAAAACGTCTCTTATATTCAACGTGCGTTTAAAGAAGTTATGGGAATCTCACCCATTAAGTATTTACACGAGGTTCGAATTCATAAAGCGAAGCAACTGCTTCAAAATCATTCTTATTCCATCACAGAAATTGGTCTAGAAGTTGGTTACAGTGACAGCGCCCACTTTTCAACGAAATTTAAAGAATTGGAAGAGCAAACCCCGAAGGAATTTCGCAGAAAGTTTCTTGATTTATGGAAAACACAAGAATCATAATTTGACTACGAGGCCACGAACGGGGTGAAAGTGGAACCAATAACATATCCTGATTCCGTGATAATTGAACTGGAATGACCATTTTGATTAAAACACAAATTTTATGACGCTATTAATCGCTATATACAACGCAAATATTCCTGAACAATTATTAGGAATCAATGGAAACAAATATGGTGTAATTTTGGGCATGCCAAATAAACCAGCGTTTTGCCAGTTTTAAAATTCTTTCGTTCTTTCTTTTTACATGTTGGCGATTTCTCAGCCTGGGGCAAATGTGTTGTAAAGCCTACGGAACAACGGCAGCCATGGATTATGTTTATTGATTTTTAGAGCCCATTTGCCCGCGTGGAAAATCATTTTCGATGCCATGGTGATCATGGATTTGATGACAGTACGAATACGGCGCCTTTGAACCGTTTTCCGCAAAGGTTGGTCGTTGATCTTTAAACTCTCTTGACCAATGATACGTAGTAAATTATAGGCAAATAGCCCGAAGTGCAGCACTAAATCGTTTGTGTTAAATTTCCCTGAAGGCATGCGTTCCAAGTCTAGTTCCGTTTTGATTTCACTATGGAATTGTTCCATTGTGCCATGATCCTGATAAAGGGAAACAACTTCGTCCGCCGCCATATCAAGAGAAACCCAATATGTATCAAATGCAATCTCGGGAATCAATAGTGTCTGACCACTCGAATCACTGGTTCGCTCGACGACATCAAAAGCGAGAAAAACAGCGTTTTTAGCCTTATTCGGCTTTCTTTTAAGAACACCGCGATAGACCGTTTTTCCTTCTCGAGGGTTGGTCACTTCACCATGTTTTTTGGCCGTCTCAAGCCAGTCCTCCGCTGTTTCTTTCCTCGGGTTTCGTTTGATAATGAAATCGGCACTTGTAGACGTTTCCTGGCAAACGTTGATGTTATCCACACTGTCATTGCCGGAATCAAGGCGCAAAAGCAGTGGTTGGTCTGTCATCGTTTTGGCGTACGTGATGGTTTCGCGCAAAAACGCAGGGGTTTTGGCCTGGCAATGGGTCTTCCCATGACGAAGTTCAACATTCACGCCAAATCCCTCCCTGCCCAGGTAGGCGAAAATGGGCGCATAACCGTCAAATTTCTTATATGTCCAAGATACACCCTCTTTTTGGGTGTCCGAATTATCAAAAGGAGTCACATCGACGTCCAATGGGAGATATGGTTTATCATTTTCTAATGTGATAGGCGTTAGTAAATGGGCATGCTTTTGAACAAGATCAGCCGATTCCTCCAATAAAATCGGTTTCCATGTGGATGATCCCGTGTCTGCATGGATGGTTGAGATATCGTTCAAACGCTGGCGTAGCGTCGAGCACGAAGGGACTGCGTTGATATCTAGCGCATACTGGTAAAATGGTTCTTCCCGGAATTCTTCCACACACTCGAAGTCACTTTTTCCTTGGCACAACAGGCCAAGATAGGATTTAGCCACATCGCTGTTTGAAACATCCGGCGTTGTTTTCACGCCGGGAATGGGCAATTGATCAAGTCGGGTTGATAAACCTGTTTTGGACAGCAGCTGGCCAACAATGCCAAGCCCGGTGTATGGAGTCAATTTTTCTTCAATTTTGAACTTTATCATCGAATCACCTTTCGGGTGAGTATATACTATCTCCATTATACCTGATAATACAGGTTTTTTGGGTGATTTAGATGATTTCTGTCACGGAATCAGGGCCGTTTTTTAACTGTTCGAGGAGCTGTTCCGGGACTTCGGGAGCGGCGGCAGTCACCATGATTCGGTCAAAGGGTGCATTTTCTCTCCAACCGCGGCTTCCGTTTCCCCGTTTAAAGTGAATGTTTGTAAATTCCGCTTTCTGCAATTTTTCTTTTGCCCGATCATGCAAGGCTTTAATGCGTTCAATGGTGTAGACGGTGTCGGAAAACGTGGCCAGTAAAGCGGTTTGAAAACCGGAGCCCGTCCCGATTTCCAGTACTCTGGATTCAGGGGAAATGTCGAGTTCCAACGTCATCTTTAATACGAGCGTCGGCTGGGAAATGGTTTGCCCATAACCGATGGATACAGGGCTGTCCAAGGAGGCCAATTCTTTATTTTCATCGATAAAATAACTACGGGCCATTTGCTCAAAATAGCGGTTGATTTCTTTTTCTTGGTTATGCAATCTATTCACCCCTTTTCGAAATAATAAATCCATCCCTCTTCCTTTACCGTTTCTTTTTCATGCGTCGGAGGGTGTGCGAGGTTGGGCAAGGGTGAGTCGTTTACGCCGAAAGCAATGGCATAAAGGGCACAAATACAGGCATCGTAGGCGTCGGTTCCAGGTTTAATGTTGGTGGGCAAATACTGTCTGATGTTTGTATGAGCTTCCGACTTTTTAGATGCTTTAAGCAGAGCAGGATACACTTCTATTATAATTTTTTTGTCTTCTTTTCCCTGCTTTTCCATTGGATAAATTTTGAAGCCATCGCGCTTTTCCCACAACTTCGCGTGGGACATCGCGACGGTCGTATTATTCCCGATTCTATCAAAAACAGCGGATAGAGGCTTTTTCCCCAACATTTCATAGATCGCTCGGTCCGTATATCGATATGCAAGCGGATTTTGGATTTCTTTTTCAGGCTTATCGACCGGGTTTATTTCTCCGTTGATGAGTTGTTTGAATGCCTTCGGATAGCCAAGCGGGGCATCTACGCCAATAATCATGCGGCGATCATCGTCCGAATCAAGGGTATCATCGACGGAACTTATTAATTGTTGCAGCGATAGTCGTCCGCTATTCGGAATCGATATTTCTGTCGGTGCGCCCTTCCACTCAATGGTTTGTTTTGTGGAATCCCACTCACAAATAGCGACGCCATGATTACTTCCCAACCAACCTCCTACATCCCAGCCAATGCCAATAACTTTTGGTGCCATTACTTCAGAGGTTCCCTTCTTAAAAATGCAGTCATGCAATGGTTTGCGCCCCAACCGTTCATGATTTCATCCATCTCGACGGCAATGACTTCGATCCCTTCCTGCCGGAGCAATGCTGTTATGTCCGGATTACCAGCAGGGATAACGACTTTGCCCGGCTCAAGCGCCACAAAATTCAAAGCCATCGTATGTTTAATTTCTTCGATATTTGTGGCTTCGATAAGCTGAATATCACGCTCCATCAACTGTTTGGCACAATCATAGGTCACATGCCACGGGAAAATAACCATCTTGTTTTTCGCAACCATATTCATATAGCCATCCAAATGGATGCTGCCGTACGGAATTTGCGTTTTAATAATGTCGGTAACGCCAAGATTGCGTAGCTCAAATTCTACCTGCCGGATACCGTATTCGTTTGCTCTGCTCCCGGTCCCCAACACAACGGTTTTTCGGTCCAGCCACATCGCACAAGCCCCTTCAAAAATACCATCTCCATTAATCGTTGATATAATGGGTACGCCCAATTCCGTTAACGTTTGGGCGACAGCTTTTTCTTCCCCTCGCCGGAAAGGGTTTCCGGCTCTGCCCACAATAGCGCCTTCCGGTGTCATGAACATTAAGTCTCGCACGTACATGGCATTGGGCTTGTCCGTTCGCTGATGTTTGACATAATGCACGCCAATGCCATGATCACGATATATTTTCGCCAGTGCATCCTGTTGTTTTCTTGCACGGTCAGGTTGAATGGAGCCTCGGAAACGGTAATCGGCATAATTGTTTTCATGGATCTCGTTGATTTCATCGCCAGGTCTGTGCATGAGCACGGCTTTCAGCGGGGCGACTTCCGAGTCACAATACCACTGTCCCCAATGGTCAGGCATCTCTTCGGCAAACGATTTTTCAGAAGGATGCCATCGTTCTCCTTGTACGTTGACCTTCATGTCATCTCTCCTTCGACCTTCTAACGTTCTATCATTCAGCTTCGTTCTAAAAACAAATCGATGGGAGCCATTCTAAGACCAACATTAAGGCAAAGACGTAACAATGGCAACCGCTACCGGTACAAAATACAAAAATCGGCGTACAATTGTACGTACGAGGTTGGTCAATGTTATAATTGTGGCGCGTGACAGTATCTTAAAACGGAGTTGTTTATATGGAGGTCACGATTTTAACGGCAATCGCCGCGTATGTCGCGACAGCGATCGATTATCTAGTCTTATTAATCATCCTTTTTTCGCAAACAATCAAAAAAACCAACTGAAACATATCGTGATCGGTCAGTATTTAGGCACGGCGATTATCATAAGTGTTAGCCTATTGGCGGCTCTTGGCACGATTTTTATTCCGCAACAATGGATCGTCGGCTTGCTAGGGCTTGTGCCGATATATTTAGGGATGAAGATTTGGATCAAAGGTGGAGAAGAGACTGAAGAAAGTGATATCTTATCGCTGTTGTCGTCAGGTCGATTTAAACAGTTATTTATGGCCGTTACGTTTATCGTGTTAGCTTCAAGTGCCGATGACTTCGCCGTTTACGTCCCCTCTTTCACAACCTTAGATATGATCGAAATACCTGTGGTCGCGATCGTCTTTTTTATCATGGTCGGAGTTTTATGTTATGTCAGTTATCGTTTGGCAAATGTGCGGTTAATCTCGGAAAATTCGCGACCGATTTCGTTCAACTCGTTTTTAAAGAATTTTTCATGCGCTTCCCACCAATATTGGTAGCTCCTATCACCTTCACCTTCTGCAAAAGCAAACGATTCGGTTACCTCATTCATCTGAGTTACTTGAGGACTACCTGCTAATTATTTGCCAAGCTAGCTTTCATTTCTTCAACCGATTCCACCTCAAACCCAAGGTCCATCAGCATTTTATGATCTTCGGTGTCTTCTTGCCCATCTGTCGTTAAGTAGCTCCCCACAAAAATTGAATTGGCCGCATATAATCCTAATGGCTGTAAAGAACGAAGGTTTACTTCCCGACCGCCGGAGATTCGGATTTCTTTAGCGGGATTCACAAAACGGAATAACGCTAAAACTTTCAAGCAATATAAGGGATCCAATTCGTTGACGCCTTCTAATGGCGTCCCGTCAATAGCATGTAAAAAATTTACTGGAATAGAGTCCGCATTCAGGTGTTTTAAACTGTTTGCCATGTCTACAACATCCTGCCTTGTCTCCTTCATGCCCACAATCACTCCAGAGCATGGGGACATTCCCGACTCTTTTGCGGTATCAACCGTATTCACGCGATCATCATACGTGTGAGAAGTGGTAATATTTGAATGATTGCTCTTTGATGTATTGATATTATGATTGTAACGGTCAATCCCAGCTTCTTTCAGGCGCTTCGCCTGCTCAGGTTTTAAAAGTCCAAGACATGCGCACAGCTTTAATCCGTAAGTTTCTTTGATTTCTTCTACAGCTTCTACCACCTTGTCAACTTCACGGTTGGACGGCCCTCTTCCGCTCGCAACAATACAGTACGTCCCAATATTGAGATCGTGTGCCTGCTTTGCGCCTTCTAAAAGCGTCTCTTTGTCTACAAATCGATAGGCATCAACAGGCGCTTTTGACATGACCGACTGGGCACAATATCCACAGTTCTCCGGGCACAAACCAGACTTTGCGTTCATAATCATATTCAGTTTTACTTTTTTTCCATAATGGTGCTTTCGAATCTGGTAAGCAGCATGCATAAGCAATAATACTTCATCATCGGGACATTCTAAGATTGATCCTGCTTCTTCATTGGTTATTTCTCCACCGTCTAACACACGTTCAGCTAATTCCATCCAATTATTCATTTGCTACCTCCACTTGGTTTTTAAAAATTGAGATATCAATGTAATCTCGCACCATTTTTGCCATGTTTTCCTCAGTAAGTTCCTTCAGTTTTGGTGTTGCCCCGATCACTGGCACTTCACATAATTTTTCGATCATATCAATGTTGGTTTTATGAGTAATATTTGTAGGTTTATCAATTCCGTTGACGACGATACCAGTAATGCTAAGACCGATGTTTTGTGCATATTGAACAGTGAGAAACGTATGATTGATCGTGCCAAGATCAGGGCGAGCAACAACTAGAACTGGAAGCTGTAATACTTTGATAAGATGAGCGACAAGTAGATCTTCAGTTAGCGGGACTGAGATGCCGCCAGCCCCCTCCACGATGAAGAACTCATGTTTTTCTTTAATCCTCCTCCAATGATTCAGCACCTCCTCCTTCCTCACCAACTTTCCTTCCAATAACCCAGCAACATATGGAGCCAGGGGTTCCTTAAATTCAAAAGGAGTAATTTCTTCAGTGGAAAGAACTGTTTGTGACATTTTTCTCAGTAAAGCTGTATCGCTTGCCGATTCGTCACGCGAAATGCCGCTCAAAAAGGGTTTAAATACCCCCACATCGATGTTTAGCTCTTTGAGTACGGCTGCAAGCCCGCCAGATATAACAGTTTTTCCAACATCCGTATCCGTTCCCGTTACAAAAATGCCTTTCATAATGCTCTATTCAACTCTTTTCCGATGAACTGAAATAACGCTAACAGGTGTTCGATTTCACCGGAGCCGTGGTCGCTCGTAACCGTTAGCCGAATGCGGCTTTCTTCTCTCACAACTGTTGGCGGCCGGATTGCAGGTGCGTATATGCCTTGCTCTCGAAGCCGTTCTGAAAAGTTCACAGCCATTTGGGGATCTCCAATGATGACAGGAATAATCGGTGTAAGGTCTCCTTTTACGTCATAGCCCATTGTCTGTAGTTCAGTTCTAATTTTCGTAACGTTGGCCAGCAGCCGTTGTCGCTTCTTTTTGTCATGCTGAATGATTTCCAAGGCTGTATATGATGCGGCACAGCTGGCTGGCGGAATGGCTGTTTGAAAGATAAAGGTTCGAGCATGGTTTAGCAGAAAGTTTATCAAAGTCCGAGAACCCGCAACGAAACCGCCTTCAGTGCCAACTGCTTTACTTAACGTCCCAATAACGACATCGGGGCTCGCACCGTAAAATTCACTCGTTCCCCTGCCGTTTTCCCCGATCACCCCCGTTGCATGTGCATCATCCACAATCACGTAAGCATGGTAGCGATTCGCTAGCGAGAGGATTTGGTCAAGAGGCGCAATGGTGCCATCCATACTAAATACGCCATCAGTAACAATAAAACGACGCTGATATGGCCTTGAATCTTTAAGTTTTGCTTCAAGATCCCCCATATCGATATGGTTATAGATAGTCGTGTCCGCTTTTGATAACCGACAGCCATCAATGATGCTCGCATGATTTAGCTGGTCGCTCAGCAATATATCCCCTTTTTCAGGCAATGAAGACAGCACCCCAACATTGGCTAAATAGCCGTTTGAAAACAACAGGGCTGCCTCAGTTCCTTTAAAGCCTGCAATCTTCCTTTCCAGCCGCTCATGCCACTGGGTATTTCCGGTTGTAAGACGCGATCCACTGCTCCCTGCACCAAACGCATGAAGCACATCCTTCGCTGCCTGAACCAAGCGTATATCATTCGCTAACCCTAAATAATTGTTCGATGAACATACGATTTGTTTCTGGCCGTTTATGGACATTCGAGGACGGGGCGCCGTGTCCATCACTCTTAATTGGCGGTATGTGCCTGCCTCTTTCGCCTTGTTTAATCGGATATTCAGCCATTCATCAAAGCACATCACTTGTTACCTCGTCGATCGCTTCCTTCATGATCATGACCATTGCTTCTAATTCCTCCCTTTCGCTGGCAAGCGGCGGCATAAAAATGATGACATCTCCCATCGGTCTCGTTAGCATGCCAAGTTCCCGCATCTTTAACGAAACGTGATAGCCTACCCGTTTTTCAGCAGGGAACGCCAACTTCGTTTCTTTTGATTGGACAAGCTCTACCCCGCACATAAAGCCCAACTGCCTAACCTCCCCGACATGAGTGAGCGAATCCAATTCCGTCAGCAGCAGCCGAAGATCTTCGGTATTTCGGGCTACTTGTTCAATAATCCCTTCACTTTCAAATAATCTTAAATTTTCAATCGCAACGGTGCATCCCAGCTGGTTCCCCGTATAAGAATGACCATGAAAGAATGTTTTCAGTGTGGCGTAATCATCATAAAAGGCGTCGTAAATGTCCTCTGTCGTAAACGTTGCAGCAATAGGTAAATAGCCCCCGGTAATTCCTTTTCCGGCTGCCATGAGATCTGGTTGCACCTGTTCGTGCTCACAGGCGAACATCTTCCCCGTACGGCCAAACCCTGTTGCCACTTCATCAACGATCATCAATACCTCATATTTTGTACAAAGCGCTCGGACACCAGATAAAAAACCTTCCGGCATAACAATCATACCCGCAGCCCCTTGAACCATCGATTCAATGGAAAGCGCGGCTATTTCATGATGATGCTCAATAAGTATTTGTTCCAAGATCTCCAAATGTTCGTCACTGCACTGGGCATGACTTTCAGCCTCTGAGCGATACAAATAAGGAATCGGCGCCTTATAACTTTCAAACATCAAAGGACCGTATACATGATGAAAAAGTTCAATTGAACCTACACTTACAGCTCCAACCGTGTCGCCATGATAACCGTTTTGCATCGAAATAAATTTTTGTTTTTCCGTTCTACCGATATTTTTCCAATACTGGAAGGCCATCTTAAGAGCAATTTCCATAGCTTCTGCTCCACTATCGGAATAAAAAACACGCGTTAATTTTTCAGGACTTATGTTAATAAGTGTTTCGGCAAGCTCAGTTGCTGGAACATTCGTCATACCTAATAACGTTGAATGCGCAATTTTTTCAAGCTGATTTTTAATCGCCTCATCCAATTCTTTTTTTCGGTGTCCATGCACATTGAGCCAAACAGAAGAAAAACCATCATAATATTCCTTGCCATGGATATCTTTCACCTTCATACCATTTCCACTTTCAATGATCAAAGGATCACGGTCATAATCCTTCATTTGTGTAAAGGGCAACCAAAGATACCTTTTGCTTTTTTCAATTAACTCATGTGTCATACTCTGCCTCCATCGTAAGTAAATGAATCACCCGTGAATTGTAAACCATTAAATAATAACGGTTTACAATATGTTATTATTTTTATTCCCATCTGTCAATATATCAAGATGACGTAAAATAGTTTGTGTAAATGGTTTGAAACAAGAAGAGGTAGGGCATCTCAGAATTGACTAAGACCCTACCATGTCAAACAGTATATCGGATCCTCCCCCTAAGAAAAGTAGATTGTTATGGTATGATGTTAAACCCACCCTTGCCTACCGATCATTAAAATGATGAGGATCATGGAAACGATTGTAGCAAATATAACATCTTTCGATGACCATCGAACAACGCGATAGTAAGTACGGTCTCGACTCCCATCAAAACCTTTCGATTCCATGGCAATCGCCAAACGGCTAGCTTTGCGAATGGCACTGGCGAGCAAAGGGATGGCATAACGCTTCATTTGACGAATGCCCCCCAGAAGGCCACCACTCTCACCAAGTCCCCGAATACGATGGGCGAGTCTCATTTGCTGGTACTCGTTTTTGAACAACGGAATTAAACGGTAGGCTGCCATGATGCCATAACCAAAACGTGGGGACAGTTTGCCGTTTTGAATCAGGCTATGCATAAATGTCATCGGGCTTGTGGTTAAGACAAACAGGATCGACCAAGTACCAAATACGAGGCTGCGAAATCCAAGAGATATACCTGTTTCGATATTTTCCAAAGCAATAGGCAAGCCAAAAATCGAAAACAGAATCACTTCTCCTCTTTCTGCAGGAAATATAGCGTTGATCCAAACAAACGTAAAACCAAACAAAAGAAAAGGAATGCTGATAAACGCAATGAACTTTACAGGAATCCCGCCCAAGAAATGAAGCATCAATACGGAAACTACCCACAAAAGCAGGGGTGTCCAGGGATCAAAAACGAAAATCAT
The Salicibibacter kimchii DNA segment above includes these coding regions:
- the bioA gene encoding adenosylmethionine--8-amino-7-oxononanoate transaminase; amino-acid sequence: MTHELIEKSKRYLWLPFTQMKDYDRDPLIIESGNGMKVKDIHGKEYYDGFSSVWLNVHGHRKKELDEAIKNQLEKIAHSTLLGMTNVPATELAETLINISPEKLTRVFYSDSGAEAMEIALKMAFQYWKNIGRTEKQKFISMQNGYHGDTVGAVSVGSIELFHHVYGPLMFESYKAPIPYLYRSEAESHAQCSDEHLEILEQILIEHHHEIAALSIESMVQGAAGMIVMPEGFLSGVRALCTKYEVLMIVDEVATGFGRTGKMFACEHEQVQPDLMAAGKGITGGYLPIAATFTTEDIYDAFYDDYATLKTFFHGHSYTGNQLGCTVAIENLRLFESEGIIEQVARNTEDLRLLLTELDSLTHVGEVRQLGFMCGVELVQSKETKLAFPAEKRVGYHVSLKMRELGMLTRPMGDVIIFMPPLASEREELEAMVMIMKEAIDEVTSDVL
- a CDS encoding energy-coupling factor transporter transmembrane component T family protein, which encodes MLEQYQAANHFLQQINPLLKLLALLAVIATMIFVFDPWTPLLLWVVSVLMLHFLGGIPVKFIAFISIPFLLFGFTFVWINAIFPAERGEVILFSIFGLPIALENIETGISLGFRSLVFGTWSILFVLTTSPMTFMHSLIQNGKLSPRFGYGIMAAYRLIPLFKNEYQQMRLAHRIRGLGESGGLLGGIRQMKRYAIPLLASAIRKASRLAIAMESKGFDGSRDRTYYRVVRWSSKDVIFATIVSMILIILMIGRQGWV